A region of the Thioploca ingrica genome:
GTTTTTTATGGGAGGTAATGCTCTATGAAGCGTCGAGACTTCCTAAAATTGGGGGCAGCGATAAGTGTTACGACCAGTAGTTGCCTGGGAAATTATAGGCAAAATTCACAGCAATATTGTGTTTTGCCCCAAAAAAAATGTGATTTTCCTAATATTCTTATTTTGATGACTGACCAGCAAACGCTTAATGCTATGAGCAGCTACGGCAATCCTTGGGTTAATACGCCTTACATGGATTCACTTGCTGCTAAAGGAGTACGTTTCACCAAATCATACTGTTCTATGCCGATTTGTGGACCTTCGCGAAGCAGTTTCATAACCGGACTTATGCCACATCAAACCGGTGTCAATTTTAATGAACGGCCAATTCAGGAAGGTCTACCTAACTTAGGTAAAGTATTTCAACAAGCTGGCTATAAAACGACCTATTTCGGTAAATGGCATCTTCCGGAAAGTTATCCTCGAGGTTGGTTTATTGATGTACCCGGTTTTGATTATGTTAGTCTACCGCCTGAAATCAAGGGCATGGGGTTAAGTTTAGGTGATGTCACTGATAATATTATTGCTGATCAAGCGATTGACTTTTTACTTTGGAAAAGACCCCGTCATCAACCCTTTTTGTCGGTTGTATCGTTTCATAATCCCCATGACATTTGTTATTGGGTACGTGATAAACCGCTTCAGCATATTAATTTGGACAAATATCCACCATTACCCCCTAATTTCACTTTTGATTCCAACGAACCAGAGTTTATTCAATGGTGTCGTGAACGTCAATGTTATGGACGCAAATGTTATGCAACAGAATTGCAATATACGAAAACCTGGAATGAAGAACAATGGCGCGCTTATTTACAAGCTTATTATCAAATGACCGAACAGGTTGACAAGGCGATTGGCCGTGTTCTCAATGCGTTGCAACAAGCCAAGCTCGAGGAGAATACACTCATTGTTTTTACGAGTGATCATGGTGACGGTGCAGCGGCTCACCACTGGGTTGCTAAACTGATGCTCTATGAGGAAAGTATTGCGATTCCCCTGGTGATAGTGGGTAAGGGCATCCCTCAAGGAGTAGTTGATGATTCACATTTAGTATCCAATATGGATCTATTGCCAACCTTAAGTGATTATGCGGGGATAGCCGCACCCCCAACGACCGGAATCAGCTTAAAACCATTGATTGAACAACCCAAACAACAAACGGGGCGTGATCATTTTATTGTGGAATTATCAGTTGATCCCAAGCATCCGGAAATGATGGGTCGTGCTGTTCGTAGCCAGAGATATAAATATATGGTTTTTTCTAGAGGACAACGTCCAGAAATGCTATTTGATATGGAAAATGATTTGGGAGAAACGCATAACTTGGCTTATGATCCCCATTTAAAAGATATTCTCGTGGCTCATCGTGAACAATTAACGACGTGGATAAAACAAACTCAAGACCATTTCGTTATCCCTAAAAATCTAGCTTAACATCATTAAACTTTTTTGAGCGAGCGACCTTTTTAAACGTCGATAGGTAAGGTAAAGTGTGCCAGACTATCTTACCTATTCTACAAATTGCTTCTTACACTAATCCACGTTCGGCTAAAGAAACACTATATCCATCTCCAATTACCAAGTGATCTAGTACCCTGACATCAATTAAACTCATGGCTTCTTTCAATCTTCTGGTAATGGCAATATCCGCTTGACTCGGTTCGGCAATACCAGAAGGATGGTTGTGCGCCAAAATTAAAGCGGCAGCATTATGTTGTAAAGCCCGTCTAACGACTTCTCGTGGATAAACACTGGCACCATCTATCGTGCCATAAAATAGTTCTTCAAATTTTATAACTCTATGTTTATTATCTAAAAATAAGCAAGCAAATACTTCATAGGCGCGGCCACTGAGTTCTGACATTAAAAAATTACGGGTGTCCTCCGGACTGGATAGAACATCACCTCGTTCTAAACATTCGCGTAAATAGCGACGTGACATTTCAACACACGCTTGTAATTGGACATATTTAGCATCTCCTAGTCCTTTTGCTTGACAGAATTGCACCTGATCAGCGCCAAGTAAACTGCGCAGATCACCAAATTCTCTGAGTAAATCTTGCGCTAAATCTAAAGCGGTTTTACCGCGTGTTCCAGTTCGCAAAAAGATAGCCAGTAATTCTACATTCGTTAAAGCTTGTGCACCGCGTTGTAACAGTTTTTCACGAGGACGATCTTCCAAAGGCATGTCAGTAATTTTCACACTATCCCCATTAGTAACTTAAATAACCAACTCACTCGGTTGATTTGAATTATTATAAGGGGTTCCTCCAAAAATTTTGCATTTTTTTATAGCAGATGAATACATTAACTGATAAACACATTTTACTGGGTATTACCGGCAGCATTGCCGCCTACAAAAGCGCTGACTTAGTCCGTCGTTTACGTGAACAAGGCGCACTAGTGCGGGTTATTATGACCGCCGCAGCGACTGAGTTTATCACCCCCTTGACTTTACAAGCCGTCTCTGGGCAACCCGTTCATACCCAATTATTAGACGCTGCCACCGAATCGGCAATGGGACATATTGAATTAGCACGTTGGGCTGAGGTGGTACTCATTGCACCAGCGAGTGCTGATTTTTTAGCCAAACTAGCAGGCGGTCATGCGGATGACCTATTAAGTACAGTTTGCTTAGCGACCAGCGCACCGATTGTGGTTGCGCCCGCCATGAACTTATTGATGTGGCAAGCGCCAGTGACTCAAGAAAATTGCCAACGTTTGCAACGATATGGTGTGAAATTTTTTGGTCCGGCCACTGGTTCTCAAGCTTGTGGTGAAATTGGCAAAGGACGGATGTTGGAACCGATTGAAGTAGTTTATCATGTGCAGGATCTGTTTCGAGCTAAATTCCTTTCAGGATACCAGGTATTGGTAACCGCCGGACCAACCCGCGAGGAGATTGATCCGGTTCGTTTTATTAGCAATCGCAGTTCCGGGCGGATGGGATATGCCATTGCTCAAGCTGCTCAAGCGGCGGGTGCCCAAGTGACTTTAATCAGTGGACCAGTGGCTTTATCACCTTTAACCGGTGTTCAACTGGTTTCAGTTTATAGTGCCCAAGAGATGTTGGCAGCGGTCATGACACAGGTTGCTACGGTGGATATTTTTATTGCGACTGCAGCAGTTGCTGATTATCGTCCTAGTCAACCACTGGGTCATAAATTCAAGAAGCACGAAGCCCATTGGCAAATTACTTTGGAACGCACCCCCGATATTCTCGCCACAGTGGCTAGCTTGCCCCATCCGCCTTTTACCGTTGGATTTGCAGCCGAAACAGATAATTTAATCGAATATGCTCGGGCAAAATTGCAACTAAAAAAATTAGATATGATAGTCGCTAATCCGGTTGGAATAGCCGGCATTGGCTTTGATAGTGAAGAAAATGAGTTAAGCATTTTGTGGGCAGAAGATAGTATTGAATTACCTCGTGCTGCTAAAACAGAGTTGGCAAAACAATTGCTTGAGGTTATTATTCAACGTTATCAAAAAAGTGGGCGCTTAACCCCATAAGATTAGGTAGTTATTGAATTAAAGCAACCGATTTCCCCAGACCTAACCATAAGGAAAAGGCAAAATGACAACCAAGAGATATTTTTTACCAACTGATAACTGATAACTGATAACTGATCAGGAGGTTAGCATGTCAGTGCAAGTATTACATAACAATCCAGCTAGAAAAAAACATCGCCTAATTACTCGTAACGACTTTGATGGACTGGTTTGTGCTGTTTTACTGAAAGAAATTAATTTAATAGAAGAAATTTTATTTGTTAATCCCAAGGATATGCAAGAAAGTAAGGTAAATGTAACTGCTTATGATATTACAACTAATTTACCTTATGTACCCGGTGCTTATCTTATCTTTGATCATCATTATAGCGAAACGTTAAAGTATCAAGAACGTCCAGCTAATTATATTATTGATGCTAATGCGCCATCCACCGCTCGGGTTATTTATAACTACTATGGTGGTAAAGAAATTTTTTTTAACATTAGTGAAGAAATGTTGGTGGCAGTAGATAAAGCGGATTCTGGTCATTTTAGTCGGGAAGACATTTTACATCCACAAGGATGGGTGCTATTAAATTATTTACTCGATCCGCGCAGTGGTTTAGGGCAATTTAGCGAATTTAGAATCTCTAATTACAATTTAATGATGATGCTGATTGATTATTGCAAAAAACTCAGCATTAGTGAAATTCTAAAATTACCCGATATTAAAGAACGAGTTGATATCTACTTCAAACACCAAAAAATTTCGATGCATCAACTTGAAAGAAATGCCATCGTGTGTAATCAAGTGGTGGTGGTTGATTTTCGTGATGAAAAAGAAATTTTAGTCGCTAATCGCTTTATGATTTATGCGATGTATCCGGAATGTAATGTTTCGGTTCATCTGCTGAAGAACCAACCAAAAAATCAAACCATATTAGCGGTAGGTCGCTCTATTGTTAATTATTCTTCTACCGTGAATATCGGTGAATTAATATTACAATACGGTGGCGGTGGTCACGAAAAAGCCGGAACCTGTTCAGTCGCTAATGATAGAGTTGAATCGATATTAGAAAAATTACTGGAACAACTCAATCTTGAACTCGTGTCAATGAAATTAATTGAAATAAACCAAGCCAATGAAAAAACTAAAGTAATCGTTGCTGAGGACCAAATTGTTCCCCAAAGAACACCCGCCCATCCAGTGGAAGTAACCACTATCCCGGTCAGCGGTTCTGCTTTGCCCACACCGGTCAATTCATCACCATTATTAGCTCAATTTGTGGCTACACCCAGTAGCACTAATCCATTACAAGTGAACTTGGATGCCTTTGCTTCTCGTGCCGGTAATGGCAAAAAAATTGTTAGTTATCAGTGGGAAAGCAATTGTGAAGCTTGCTTAATTGCGGAAGGGGTTACTTCCAGCGTACTTTTTCCTCAAGCTGGGGAATATCAAATTACTTTGCGGATTACGGATAACTTTAATCAAACGGCAGAAGCAACTCAGACTATTAAGGTTATGGCTAAACGTCACCCACCACTCGCCGCTTTCACTCTTTCACCTCGACAAGGACCCGCACCATTAACAGTGGTTTTAGATGCGAGTAATTCCGTCGAAAGTAATGAAGACGATGACTTTAATCATTATGATTGGTCTATCAATGGTCAACATCTAGCGGGTAAAGTAACCACGACGACTTTAACCCAGCCCGGGATTTACACCGTTATTCTTACCATAACCAATAGTGAAGGACTCACCACCAGTAACATCCAAACCATTACAGTCAACGAATTAGAAACCACTCCATGGGTAAGTATTGGTAATCATATTAAAGCCGCTCTAAAATTTCTGGGCTTAAAAGAACATTATCAAGTGGGTGAATTTCTCAAAGTGGATTTGATGGAAAATTTACAAATTAACGATTCGCTACAACGAGTTGATTTATGGATTGCGGTTGAAACGCCGGATGGACAAACCTATTTTATGACCGGTTCACCGTTTCAACCGTTTTCACCAGAACCTAAACCATTTCGCCGCTCACTAGAGCAAAGATCATTACAATACCGAATTTTGGAATTTGAAGTCCCTCCTAATATGGGAGGTAATTATAATTTTTATGCCATCTACAACAAAGAAGGGGCTGATTTAAGCCAACTCTTGTTTACCCAACGTTCTAACCTCGCTTTTGCGATGACTGTTCTGAGTGAACAATAGACTTAAGGAATTTCTAACCATTTATGGGTTTGTAAACTTAGACGCCATTGCGGATGCTTCAAACAATAATGCACTGCCAGTCGAGTATTTTCTACTTGTTGAGAATCCGCCAACGGTTGTAAAAAAAAATACTTAAAATTAAGTTGTTGAAATTTATCCGGCAGTGCATCGACTTGTGGAAAAACTAACTTTAATTCATCGCCACTCTGCACAACCAATGGAGCCTGTGCCTTGGGGCTCACGCAAACCCAATCGATTCCCGGCGGTAACGGTAAAGTTCCATTGGTTTCCACTGCTACTTCTAAACCAGCTTGATGAAATGCCTCAATTAAAGCATTATCCAATTGCAATAAAGGTTCGCCTCCGGTACAAACCACATAAGGATGTCCCGGTAATTGCCAAGGCCAATGCGCAACAACTTGCTCAACTAATGCCTGAGCCGAATTGAATTTACCGCCACCTTGTCCATCAATCCCAACAAAATCGGTATCACAAAATGGGCAAATAGCCTTAGCACGATCTAACTCACGACCTGACCACAGATTACAACCACTAAACCGACAAAATACCGCCGCACGTCCAGTATGTAAACCTTCTCCCTGCAAGGTATAGAATATTTCCTTTACGATGTAAGTCATAACAACAAATTCCGTCGGCGACTGGCCGCTTCGCCTTATCCGCTCGACGTGAGTTATTTCAACGCCTCAATATCCGTTGGTGTTAAACCAGTCATTGGTTGGATAAGCTCAATCGGTAAGCTATTTTGTTTCATCGTCCGAGCCACTGGTAATATTCCCTCTGGTCGTCCCTTCTGCCAACCTTCTTCTAAAGCTGTGTCAACCACCCCTTTTAATTCCCAATAAGTGAATAAACTTTTCTGGTATTGTTCCCGTTGTTCCGGACTTAAGTTGGTTTCTTCTAAGATTTTAGTTGAGAATCGCCGAAATAGGGTCAAAGTTTTCCAAGTTCTGATGATGAGGCGGCAAAAGTTGATTGAGAAAATCTATCAGTAAATCTTTATTACCTTCTTCACCAAAGAGTTTTTTGAAACCAAACTCGGTATAGGGATTCAGATAACGGGACCTGGTGTTTGGATTAGTTCAACTCGGCAGTTGGGGAACAGGTTGTTTTATTTTATTATTATAGCGTAAAATCATTTTTTTAGTTAGCCAACTGGAGTGGGTGAAGAAAGGCGCGTTAGCGCGAAACCCACCATTTATAGCGTGTGCTCTCGATGCGCAAGGGCGTTTTATTAGCCAACAATTAGGATTAGCTTTAGTGCGTTGGCCAGGTGTTTATTGGCAGGTGGAAACGACTTGATTACGGTGGTAAACTTTGGAAGGCACGTTATTACCGACTTTAGAAGAATTAGCCATGAAACAACAACAACGTCAACAAGCTGAACAATTAGCCGAAAAATTACGTGCATTGGGAATTAATCCAGAAGAACTTTAACGATGGAAGCCGTAACTGATTTTATTGTGGTTGACACCGAGGGAAAAGATGAACTGAACGAAATAGCCATTATTAATAGCCAAGGTCAATTAATCTATGAAGCGTTTGTTAAGAATGAATTAAATGCTGAAACGGTTAAATTCAACACGAAACCGCGAGGAGAAATTCTGGCAGACTTGGTCAACCTAGCGCAGTCGAAATTGATTATTTGTCACTATGCCCATCACGATATTGAAGTCCTAAAAAATAGTTTTACCCAAGCCAACCTAACTTGGCCAAATTTACACTTTTCTTGTACTTTTGAACTGGCCAAATCGCTTTTTAAAAATTTAACCAGTTACTCTTTAGAATATCTCAGCCAATATTTAAATTTAAAAGTTAATAATCAATTTTTTAATCAAAATTTTGCGCATAACGCCAGATATGATGCCCAGTTTACTTATCAACTTTATTGTCAGATTAAATCAGTACTTATGAAAGAAACGCTGTCCCTGCAATCCAATCCCTTTGGAACGAGTCGAGTGGATACTCCTTTTCAAAATCATATTGATTTAGAAGAAATTTATCAAGAACAGTTTGAATACCTGAAATCTATTCTTAATGAAATTAAACAGGATCAAAATCATCAAAGTAAGGGTGCTGTGGTCATCGGGGAAGCTGGGAGTGGTAAAACCCATTTAATGATGCGATTAGCAAAAGAATTACTGCCTCGACATCGGTTGTTATTCATTAGGCAACCGAATAATCCAGAAGCAATTCTATATCATATTTATAGTCGAATTTTGGAATCTTTGGTAGAAATCGTTCCTCATAGTGGTTATTCACAATTAGAATATTTATTAGCGCAAAGTTTTTCTAAAATTATTATCGAAATCTTAAGTAAAAAAGTGAATGTTACTCAGACGGGTGAAATGTTATTAAATACCCTGCCGCAAGACCCACTTAATATTTATAAAGTATTGGGTAACGATACTGAAAAAAAGCGCAAAAATTGGCAATTAATTGAAAAATTAACTTTAGAATGGTGGAATAGAAATTATGGGTTTGGTGGTTACGCCCCGGCTATCGTTAAAGGACTGATTCGATTTTGCAGTTATTCTGATCCCCAGAAAAGATATTGGGTGAGAAGATGGTTATCAGGACATCTTTTGGAAGCTCATGAATTAGAAAGTATTCGCTTAGATAATTGGAGTGAAGAACTGAGCCAAGAGGATTTTTCTCTTGAAGCGATCGCCGTGTTTAGTAAACTGTCGATTGTTGATGAACCACTGCTCATTATTTTTGATCAATTAGAAGGATTAAAATACCACGAAGCCTTATTATTTCGCTTTGGCGAAGCGGTCAAAGAAATTTTCACTCATGTAGCCAATAGTTTAATTATTTTGAATTTATTTCCGGATAGATGGCAACATTTTAAGACTTTTTTTAATACGGCGATTATTGAGCGACTGTCACAATATGAAATCGTGTTAAATAAACCCTCAGAAGCGCAATTACAACAAATATTGGCTATTAAAGCGCAAGTTCAAGATCTCACTCTAGATACACTTTTTACTCCTGACGAATTAAAAGTAATTCTTGAACGAAATTCAATTAGAAATGTTTTAAATTGGGCTTCTCATTATTATCGCCATAAAGTTGATAATATCGATTTACCGATTAAGATAAAAAGCTTTGAAGAAGAAATTCGAGCAGAACTACAAGGTTTGAAAGCGGATATCGCTTGGTTAAAACAGCAAATGCTTGCGGGTGAAAAACTACCCCCACTGCCAATGGTTAATCAGCAACCGCTTGAAGAAAATTCAACGCCGGTATCCAATCCAATTGAAAATGATGAACAACAACTTATCGTTTATTTAAATCAGCAACAAGCGTTACTTGAACAAGCCTATCATGCTCATGTCATTATTAATGATTTTGACGATATTGGTAAAGTAAGGATTATTATTGAAGCTTTTAAAACTTTTAGGCGGTTAGAAACGGACCACTTAAGACTCGGAAAAAGAAAATTACCCGAACACCTTTTAATTAGAACACCAGAGCAAGCGTTTGTCGTGGCATTTTTACAAGTGAGTGGTCCGGCTTTTTCACCTCGAATTAAAAATTTCAATGAATTAGTGATTAACTATAAAGATATCCGTTTTGGTTTATTTAGAGATGTGAGGGAACCGATTGTCACCGGTCAGGTCAGTAAAATAGAAATAGATAAACTGAATAATGCGCCTAACGGTAAATTTATTGGTCTGGAAAAAGCCGATCGGATTACCCTCGAACTGATTTATAAATTGATTATCGATATTCAAAATAAAGATTTGGAAATGGATTTAACCCTCGCTTTAACCTTTCTAGAAACGTATTTTAGTTCCTATTGGTTAATTAAAATTATTAACAAGGCAGCACATATTGCAAAATAGCTTCGCGGTTAGTATAAGAAGTCACTTTTTCTAGCGCTTCCGCGCGAGATAACCAGCAATAAGCGCTGTGTTCATGAGGATTAAGTTGAATTGGTTGGCAACGGGATAATACTAACGTAAAGACGTGTTCGATGTTATGAGTTACCTCTGGCGCATAACGAATTTTCCAAGGCGGTTTAATCTCAAACCGATTTTGCTGCTGACGATCTTGTAAATTGGAGTCGGTCATTAAGCCGGTTTCTTCCCAGACCTCTCGTTTAGCTGCCGATAAAGGCGTTTCATCTTTTTGTAAACTACCCGTGACTGATTGCCAAAAAGTCGGTATATCACCACGCTGCAGCAAGAGAACTTGCGCATCGACAGTGTAAATAACGACTAAAACTGATTCGGGTCGCTTATAAGGTCTATTTAAGTAATTCAATCCATTATCCGGTTTTGACACCCGGTTTTAAATAAAGTTAACAATTCGTCTTTATATTAATTGCCAATGCGTTAACACCGCTTGCAAATCTTCAATTTTAAAAGGTTTAGAAATATAATCATCCATTCCGGCATTAAAACAAGATTCACGATCTTCCTGCGAGCTATGGGCTGTCATTGCAATAATGGGAATATGTTGTCCATTGCTTTGCTCACGAGAACGGATTTGATTAGTCGCTTCAAAACCATTCATCTTAGGCATTTCACAATCCATCAGTATCAAGGCATAGCTTTTTTGTGAAACTTTCTCTAATACTTCTAAACCATTACTCGCAACCTCTGTCACCAAACCCAATTTTTTAAGCATGGCTACAGTTACCTTTTGATTAAATAAGTTATCTTCTGCTAATAAGATACAGTTCTCAGATTGAATTGCCATATTTTTTCATTCCCAATAAGAAGATAAAATTTTTTATCGCAAAATACTAAATGATTATTTATTTTATTTGGCTCGACGAGATAATATTTTTTGTTTAATATCATATTGTCAAATATTTAACAATACCGGCACCCTTGTTTATAACTGGTTGATTTTAGGTAGAGTGCGTTAACGCGGCGTCACGCACCAGAGTCTTTAACAACGGTGCATTATAGCTATCGTCTAACGCACCCTACGTTCTCAGCTTGGCTAATTTATTTCGCCAATTGCTCAAGTTTAACTCGCATTCCCCGATTTTACTTGAAAACGAAATCCTGAAATTTTTCAAGAAATTGAGTTAATTTATGCCATGACAACCCATACCTACGATGATTTTCCCTATCGGTGCTTAATTCGTCCAGACATCCAACCTCGGCATTTAGCGACTTTAGCAGCCCTATTTAATTTACAACCACCTTCATTAACCACCGCTCGGATATTGGAGTTAGGTTGTGGTAATGGAATTAATCTCCTGGCGACGGCTCAAAGTTGGCCACAAGCAGATTGTTTGGGGATTGACTATTCAGCTCGACAAATCGCTGCTGGCCAAAAAATAATCCAGGCAGTTGGTTTAAATAATATTGTTCTTAAACAATTAGATATTCTGGATATTGATGACTCTTTGGGTCAATTTGATTATATTATTATTCATGGCGTTTATTCTTGGGTTACTCCCCGCGTTCAAAATAAACTCTTAAATATTTGCCAACATCATTTAGTACCTAACGGTATTGCTTATATCAGTTATAATACCTATCCAGGTTGGTATTTGAATCAGATAATGCGAGACATGATACAGTATTATCATGTTCACCAATTTACAGATAAGATCATTCGTCCTTTAGAAACGAAGCAATTGTTACAATGGGTTATTGATCGCAATCAACACCATCAGGATGCTTAT
Encoded here:
- a CDS encoding sulfatase; translation: MKRRDFLKLGAAISVTTSSCLGNYRQNSQQYCVLPQKKCDFPNILILMTDQQTLNAMSSYGNPWVNTPYMDSLAAKGVRFTKSYCSMPICGPSRSSFITGLMPHQTGVNFNERPIQEGLPNLGKVFQQAGYKTTYFGKWHLPESYPRGWFIDVPGFDYVSLPPEIKGMGLSLGDVTDNIIADQAIDFLLWKRPRHQPFLSVVSFHNPHDICYWVRDKPLQHINLDKYPPLPPNFTFDSNEPEFIQWCRERQCYGRKCYATELQYTKTWNEEQWRAYLQAYYQMTEQVDKAIGRVLNALQQAKLEENTLIVFTSDHGDGAAAHHWVAKLMLYEESIAIPLVIVGKGIPQGVVDDSHLVSNMDLLPTLSDYAGIAAPPTTGISLKPLIEQPKQQTGRDHFIVELSVDPKHPEMMGRAVRSQRYKYMVFSRGQRPEMLFDMENDLGETHNLAYDPHLKDILVAHREQLTTWIKQTQDHFVIPKNLA
- a CDS encoding DNA repair protein RadC, which gives rise to MKITDMPLEDRPREKLLQRGAQALTNVELLAIFLRTGTRGKTALDLAQDLLREFGDLRSLLGADQVQFCQAKGLGDAKYVQLQACVEMSRRYLRECLERGDVLSSPEDTRNFLMSELSGRAYEVFACLFLDNKHRVIKFEELFYGTIDGASVYPREVVRRALQHNAAALILAHNHPSGIAEPSQADIAITRRLKEAMSLIDVRVLDHLVIGDGYSVSLAERGLV
- a CDS encoding phosphopantothenoylcysteine decarboxylase/phosphopantothenate--cysteine ligase → MNTLTDKHILLGITGSIAAYKSADLVRRLREQGALVRVIMTAAATEFITPLTLQAVSGQPVHTQLLDAATESAMGHIELARWAEVVLIAPASADFLAKLAGGHADDLLSTVCLATSAPIVVAPAMNLLMWQAPVTQENCQRLQRYGVKFFGPATGSQACGEIGKGRMLEPIEVVYHVQDLFRAKFLSGYQVLVTAGPTREEIDPVRFISNRSSGRMGYAIAQAAQAAGAQVTLISGPVALSPLTGVQLVSVYSAQEMLAAVMTQVATVDIFIATAAVADYRPSQPLGHKFKKHEAHWQITLERTPDILATVASLPHPPFTVGFAAETDNLIEYARAKLQLKKLDMIVANPVGIAGIGFDSEENELSILWAEDSIELPRAAKTELAKQLLEVIIQRYQKSGRLTP
- a CDS encoding exopolyphosphatase, which encodes MSVQVLHNNPARKKHRLITRNDFDGLVCAVLLKEINLIEEILFVNPKDMQESKVNVTAYDITTNLPYVPGAYLIFDHHYSETLKYQERPANYIIDANAPSTARVIYNYYGGKEIFFNISEEMLVAVDKADSGHFSREDILHPQGWVLLNYLLDPRSGLGQFSEFRISNYNLMMMLIDYCKKLSISEILKLPDIKERVDIYFKHQKISMHQLERNAIVCNQVVVVDFRDEKEILVANRFMIYAMYPECNVSVHLLKNQPKNQTILAVGRSIVNYSSTVNIGELILQYGGGGHEKAGTCSVANDRVESILEKLLEQLNLELVSMKLIEINQANEKTKVIVAEDQIVPQRTPAHPVEVTTIPVSGSALPTPVNSSPLLAQFVATPSSTNPLQVNLDAFASRAGNGKKIVSYQWESNCEACLIAEGVTSSVLFPQAGEYQITLRITDNFNQTAEATQTIKVMAKRHPPLAAFTLSPRQGPAPLTVVLDASNSVESNEDDDFNHYDWSINGQHLAGKVTTTTLTQPGIYTVILTITNSEGLTTSNIQTITVNELETTPWVSIGNHIKAALKFLGLKEHYQVGEFLKVDLMENLQINDSLQRVDLWIAVETPDGQTYFMTGSPFQPFSPEPKPFRRSLEQRSLQYRILEFEVPPNMGGNYNFYAIYNKEGADLSQLLFTQRSNLAFAMTVLSEQ
- a CDS encoding 7-cyano-7-deazaguanine reductase; the encoded protein is MTYIVKEIFYTLQGEGLHTGRAAVFCRFSGCNLWSGRELDRAKAICPFCDTDFVGIDGQGGGKFNSAQALVEQVVAHWPWQLPGHPYVVCTGGEPLLQLDNALIEAFHQAGLEVAVETNGTLPLPPGIDWVCVSPKAQAPLVVQSGDELKLVFPQVDALPDKFQQLNFKYFFLQPLADSQQVENTRLAVHYCLKHPQWRLSLQTHKWLEIP
- a CDS encoding exonuclease RNase T and DNA polymerase III — encoded protein: MEAVTDFIVVDTEGKDELNEIAIINSQGQLIYEAFVKNELNAETVKFNTKPRGEILADLVNLAQSKLIICHYAHHDIEVLKNSFTQANLTWPNLHFSCTFELAKSLFKNLTSYSLEYLSQYLNLKVNNQFFNQNFAHNARYDAQFTYQLYCQIKSVLMKETLSLQSNPFGTSRVDTPFQNHIDLEEIYQEQFEYLKSILNEIKQDQNHQSKGAVVIGEAGSGKTHLMMRLAKELLPRHRLLFIRQPNNPEAILYHIYSRILESLVEIVPHSGYSQLEYLLAQSFSKIIIEILSKKVNVTQTGEMLLNTLPQDPLNIYKVLGNDTEKKRKNWQLIEKLTLEWWNRNYGFGGYAPAIVKGLIRFCSYSDPQKRYWVRRWLSGHLLEAHELESIRLDNWSEELSQEDFSLEAIAVFSKLSIVDEPLLIIFDQLEGLKYHEALLFRFGEAVKEIFTHVANSLIILNLFPDRWQHFKTFFNTAIIERLSQYEIVLNKPSEAQLQQILAIKAQVQDLTLDTLFTPDELKVILERNSIRNVLNWASHYYRHKVDNIDLPIKIKSFEEEIRAELQGLKADIAWLKQQMLAGEKLPPLPMVNQQPLEENSTPVSNPIENDEQQLIVYLNQQQALLEQAYHAHVIINDFDDIGKVRIIIEAFKTFRRLETDHLRLGKRKLPEHLLIRTPEQAFVVAFLQVSGPAFSPRIKNFNELVINYKDIRFGLFRDVREPIVTGQVSKIEIDKLNNAPNGKFIGLEKADRITLELIYKLIIDIQNKDLEMDLTLALTFLETYFSSYWLIKIINKAAHIAK
- a CDS encoding NUDIX hydrolase; the protein is MNYLNRPYKRPESVLVVIYTVDAQVLLLQRGDIPTFWQSVTGSLQKDETPLSAAKREVWEETGLMTDSNLQDRQQQNRFEIKPPWKIRYAPEVTHNIEHVFTLVLSRCQPIQLNPHEHSAYCWLSRAEALEKVTSYTNREAILQYVLPC
- a CDS encoding response regulator receiver and Hpt phospho transfer protein, which codes for MAIQSENCILLAEDNLFNQKVTVAMLKKLGLVTEVASNGLEVLEKVSQKSYALILMDCEMPKMNGFEATNQIRSREQSNGQHIPIIAMTAHSSQEDRESCFNAGMDDYISKPFKIEDLQAVLTHWQLI